The nucleotide window TCCAGGTCCACCACCCCCTTGCCGACCTGGATCGGAGTAGCCTGCTCACGCATGACCCTTGCAGCGCCGGTGATTTCGTCGATGGTTTCCCCTTTCATGCGCAGAGCGGTGATGAATGAACCGATCTGGGCCGGAGTGCATTCGCCGGACATGATCTGATTCATGATCTCGATCATCTCGCCTTCGGTCAGATCTTCCCGCTCGACAATCCTGGCAATGGCTTTTCTGATCATGACACTGCTCCTTGCGTAATAAAAATGGGGATGCGCTTACATCCCCATTCATTATCAACAGGTTAAGGGTCAGGAGAGGCTGAATCTCAACCTTAACCTCAATCTTGACCTGATTCTCTAGTGGCCTTCCCTGATCTTGCGGATCGCTTCCCTGATCAGCACCTCGGCCAAGTCAGGTACCACTTCCCAAACGACACGTTCGATGACCTCCCGCGACACACCGGCCAACGCTGCTTTGAGCTGCTCCTCAGTCAGGGGAACGGCAGGGTGAGCGTCTGCAGCGGCAGAGGCAACGGAAGCGGCGTGAGCGGCCGGCTCGGCAGGGGCAGGGGGCACCGGTTCGTAGGAGGGGGAGGAGGCTGGTATTTCACCGGTCGGTTCGTCGAAGAAAAATTCGCCGAAGGCGAGGTCCTCCTGAGCCCCCGGTCTATCCACAACAGGAGCGCTCGGCTCCGGTGCCGGTTCGATGCATGGGCCGCCGGTCTCATCGAAGGTGATATCGCCGAAAGCGTCTTCAAGCGGCTGCACCGGTTCGGAAAAGCCGAAGGGCGATTCGCCTGCCGGTTCGCTGCCGAATCCAAAGGCCTGTTCGGTGACGCTCCCCCATGGCTGTGTCACCGGTTCTTCGTTGACAAGCGCGAAGACATCGGGTTCCGATGCGAAGGGGGGGGCTGGTTCCGGGGCAGGTGTTGCCGGAGCGGGCTCGGCCGGAGCCGTGAAGGCCCCCCAGATGTCATCCGGTGTGGAGATGCCGGAGGGCTGGAATGGATTTTCGGCGGCAAAGGAAACCGGGGCCGGCTCAGGAGCAGGTTTCAGGGCTGCGGCGGCTCTGGAGGCGCCCAGTTCGTACAGCTCCCTGACCTTGGCAAGAATCTGTTGCGATTCGAATGGCTTGGCTATGAAATCATCGGCGCCGCAGCGTTTGGCTATCTCCTCGTCAAAGGGTTCGAACGAGCCGGTCAGCAGCAGGATCGGTTTGGTCTTCAGTTCTGGCGTGGCCCGGACCTGTTCGCAGACGTCATAACCGGACATGCCCGGCATGGATGCGTCGATGAGCAGCACATCCGGAGAGATCTCACGCGCTTTTGCGACAGCGGCCCTGCCGTTGTCAACGACCGTGAGAGAGTAGCCTTCAGCTCCGAAAATAATGCCGATTACCTTCTGGATGGTGATGCTGTCATCGGCAAGGAGAATTTTCATGCTCATCGGCCCTCTCTGATTTCTGGGTGCGGGAGAATGGATAAATGCGGGAAAAAACTAGCATATGCCCATAGGGGTGTCAAGGTTTAAGCAGGTCGTGGTCCGAGCGGAGACGCCCTCTGCCGGACGGCCAGAATGCCGCTGCGGCCAGTGTGGAGATATCGCTCCGCAGCCGGTTGAACTGCCGGGTGTCGCGATAGTCGAGACGGATGGTCAGCA belongs to Geobacter sp. SVR and includes:
- a CDS encoding PleD family two-component system response regulator, producing MSMKILLADDSITIQKVIGIIFGAEGYSLTVVDNGRAAVAKAREISPDVLLIDASMPGMSGYDVCEQVRATPELKTKPILLLTGSFEPFDEEIAKRCGADDFIAKPFESQQILAKVRELYELGASRAAAALKPAPEPAPVSFAAENPFQPSGISTPDDIWGAFTAPAEPAPATPAPEPAPPFASEPDVFALVNEEPVTQPWGSVTEQAFGFGSEPAGESPFGFSEPVQPLEDAFGDITFDETGGPCIEPAPEPSAPVVDRPGAQEDLAFGEFFFDEPTGEIPASSPSYEPVPPAPAEPAAHAASVASAAADAHPAVPLTEEQLKAALAGVSREVIERVVWEVVPDLAEVLIREAIRKIREGH